In the Methanoculleus taiwanensis genome, GATCGCCGTCGGCCCGCAGTCGCAGGCCGACGTACTCGCCCTCCTCGCGTTCACCGCTGAAGCGCAAAAACCGATCTGCGTCAGCATCGTGGGGGACAAGTACCGCTATACCCGTGCCCTCCTCCCGCTCTTCGGTTCGGAGTTCGCGTACTGCCATGCCGGAACCCCGACGGCAAAGGGGCAATACCACGTCGAGGAACTCAAGCAGCTCCTCGAGATGCTCCAGTAACTCACTCTTTTCTTGCGGAGAACCCGCGGTACTTCTCCTGCTCAAGGAGAGCGTCGAGGATCACGAGCGCCGTCATGCACTCGGCGACCGGCACGATCCGCACGGCGATGCAGGGGTCGTGACGACCGCCGATCCGTATCTTCCGCTCGTCTCCGCCCGTATCGATCGTCGCCTGCTCCATCTCGATCGAGGGCGTGGGCTTGACGGCGATCCTTGCCACGATCGGCTGACCGGTGCTGATCCCACCGAGGATCCCGCCGGCGTTATTGCCGGCGAACCCGTCAGGGGTGATCGGATCGTTGTTCTCGCTCCCGCGCATCCGTGCTGCGGCGAACCCGGCTCCGATCTCGACGCCCTTCACCGCACCGATGCCCATAAGGGCGGCGGCGATCAGTGCGTCGAGCTTCGCAAAGACCGGATCGCCGAGCCCCGCCGGACACCCGGAGACGACGACCTCCACGATCCCGCCGACGGAGTCACCCTCCTGCCGTGCGGTGCGGATCGCCTCTTCCATCCCTTCGGGAGTGGTCTTTCCGTGGATCTCAGAGATCCGCCCGGCAACACCGATCCCGTAGCGCTCGAGGCATTTTGCCGCAACCGCGCCTGCCGCGACGCGGGAGAGCGTCTCCCGGCCGGAACTCCGTCCGCCTCCCCGGTGGTCGCGGATACCGTACTTCGCGGTGTACGAGTAGTCGGCGTGGCCGGGGCGGAAGATATCGCGGAGCGCGTCGTAGTCGCCGGACTCCTGATTCCGGTTGTAGACGACGAGAGCGATCGGCGTCCCGGTCGTGACGCCCTCGAAGGTGCCGGAGAGGATCTCGACTCTGTCCGCCTCTCTCCTGGGGGAGACCAGGCTGCTCGTCCCCGGCCTCCTCCTGTCGAGGCAGGGTTGGATATCCGCCTCGGTGAGGGCGATACCGGCGGGGCAGCCGTCGATGACGGCGCCGAGCGCCTTTCCGTGGCTTTCGCCGAAGGTCGTTACCCGAAAGTTTCTCCCAAACGTATTCATTGCATCATCTCCCGCACGCACGCCGCGTCAACGGCGATGCCGGTGATCAGGCGGAACTGCGCTGCGGCCTGGTGGACGAACATCTCGGTGCCCGGGATAGTCTCGCAGCCCATCATCCGCGCCTCCCGGATGAGCTTCGTCTCGGGGGGTGTGTAGACGAGGTCGAAGACCGTCATCCCCCGCTCGAGACGGTCTGCCGGAAGAGGGCTCCGCCTCGCATCTTCCATCCCGACCGGGGTCGTGTTGACGACGACGTCGGTGTCCCGCCCCTCGAACTCGTCGAACCCGCCCCACGCGCATCCGAACCGTTCCGCAAGAATCCGGGCTCGCTCGCGGGTCCGGTTCAGCACGGTCACCGCCATGTCGAGATCCCGGAGCGCGTAGACCGTCGCCGCTGCCGCACCTCCCGCACCGAGCACGACCGCTCTCGCACCCCGCCGGTGCTCGAGCGGCATCTTCACGCCGAGCCAGTCGGTGTTGAATCCGTGCAGCCTTCCGCCGCACTGGACAACCGTGTTGACCGCCCCGATTGCGGCGGCATCCGCGTCGACCTCATCGAGGAACGGAATAATATCCTGCTTGAACGGGATGGTGACGGAGAGCCCCCGGACGTCGAGGGCGCGTGCGAGCCTGACGATCGGTTCTACCGTAGGCCACTCGAACCGCGTATAGTAGTAATGTAACCCGTACTCCTCAAAGAGCCTGTTGTAGAGGGCGGGGCTCCTGCTGTGCGAGCAGGGGTTGCCGGCGATGCCGCAGATCCGGGTGAGCGGGTCGCGCTCTCGCACCGCCATAAGGTCCCCCGGAACGCTGAAGCCGCCCGGCATCGCCGGCACTGCGGTGAGCAGGGCGGCAAGCTTCTCGACAGTCTCCCCGACGCTGCATGAGCCGGTATCGATGCAGACATCAGCGCTTGAAAGGTATGCGAGCCGTCTCTCTCGGAGAACCTCGCGTATCTCATCCCGAAGCGGGAGCACCGTGAGCCCCGGCCGGTCGCTGCCCCGGATACGCTCCTCGATGACTGCAGGATCGGCCGTCAGCAGAACAACCGTCCCGTCCCTGCGGAGCATCGCCACGTTCGCCGGGTCGGTGACCGCCCCTCCGCCGGTGCTGACGACACCGTTGAAATTCCGGAGCGACGCGATAACCTCTCTCTCGATACGCCGGAACGCCGTTTCGCCCCGTTGCTCGAAGATCTCCGGGATAGCGATCCCCGCCTTCTCCTCGATCAGGGCATCGGTATCGGCAAACGGAAGGCCGAGGCGGTGAGCAAGCCGCCGTCCGACGGCCGTCTTCCCGGTGCCCCGATACCCGGTCAGGACGATCTTCATAGCAGCCCCGCTCCTCTGAGGGCGTCCCAGAACCCGGGGAACGACTTGCCGACGCACTCCGCATCCCGGATCGTCATCCCCCCGACCCCGAGGCCGAGGACGGCGAAGCTCATGGCAGTCCTGTGATCGTCGACCGGGTTGACCGTCACGCCGTGCAGCGGGGCGGGGGTGATGGTGATCCGGTCGGCGCCGACCGAGACGCCGGCCCCCATCCTCTGCAGGTTCTCTGCCGTGACCCGGACGCGGTCGCTCTCCTTGTACTGCAGGTGCCCGACCCCGGTGATCGTCGTCGGCGTCGCTGCCGTGGCCGCCACGACCGCGAGGGTCTGGACCGTATCAGGCGCGGAGGACATATCGATGGTGATGCCGAAGAGTTCGTCCTCCCGCGTGACGGTCACCGTATCGCCCGATGCCGCAACGAGGCACCCCATCGCTTCGAGCGCGTCGAGGAACCGCCGGTCGCCCTGCACCGACGCGGGGGAGAGGCAGTTTACGCGGACGGTGCCGCCGCAGATCGCTGCAACGGCGAAGAAGTAGGAGGCCGACGAGTAGTCGCCCTCGACGGTGTACTCCCTGCCGGTGTAGCGGGTGCCGCGCCGCACCCGGAACCGCGTATACCCATCCCGCCCGACCGTGGCGCCGAACGCCTCCATGACGTCGACCGTCACGTCGAGGTACGAGCGGGATGCAGGCATCTCCGGGACTTTGAGCTCGACGTCGCCGTCGGCGGAGGGTCCGGCCATCAGGATCGAGGATATGAACTGGCTGCTCATACTCGCATCGACGGCGGCCGTCCCGCCGGAGAAGCGCCCCTCGACCCGTATCGGGGGATAGCCGGATCTCCCGAGGTACGCGACCTCGCCGCCAAGGGCACGGAGCGCCTCGACGAGCGGTCCGAGAGGCCGTTCCAGCATCCGCCGGTTCCCGGTGAGCACCACCGGACGCGGCGAGACGAGGGCTATCGAGGAGAGGAGCCGGAGACTCGTCCCGGAGTTGCCGAGATCGAGCGTGACCGGATCTCCGCCCGGAAGCGCCCCGCCGGTTCCGTCGATGACGATCTCGTTGTCACCCCAGTCGACCGGGACGCCGAGGCTCCGGAGCGCCCGGGCGGTCAGGCGGGTATCCTCGGCGTCGAGCGGGCGGCAGATCCGGCTCCGGCCCGCAGCGAGCGAGGCGGCGATCAGCGCCCGGTGAGTATAGCTCTTCGAGGGCGGAGCAGAGAAGGTAACGTCCACCACGGGACTCCGGGAGATGTTTACGTCCATGCCGGCACCTCCCTTCGGGTGTAGCAGCCGAGCTCTTTGACCACGGTCATCCTTCTGAGGTCTTCCCTCGCCTCCTCCCACCCGGGTGCGAGATCGAAATCGATGAAGAAGACATACTGCCCCATCCCCCGCCGGGAGGGGCGCGACTCGATCCTCGTTAAGTTGATAGAGCGGGAGGCAAAGACCCCGAGAAGGTCATGGAGCAGGCCGGCCCGGTTCGCAGCCGGGTCGACGAGGATGCTGCATCTCGTGCAGCCTGCGTCGTCCCGCGGCGTCGCCGATATCCGGACGAACCGGGTGACGTTCTCGCTGCTGTTCTGCACATCCCGCCGCAGAACCGGGAGCCGGTAGATCTCTGCGGCGCTCAAGGAGACAACGGCTCCCGCATCCTCACGCTCGAGCATGGCAAGCGCACTCGCCGCGTTGCTGCTGGTATGCACGATCCCGACCCCGAGCCGGTCGAGGAAACCGCTGCACTGCTCGTGCGTCTGGGGGTGGGCGTAGATCACAGCAAGGTCGCCGGGATCGCATCGGGCTGCAAAATGGTGGCGGATCGGCATGTACGCTTCCTCGACGATGAAGACGTTGGCATCCTGAAGCCCCCTGAGGGTCGACCCGACACCGCCCGCTTCGCTGTTCTCGATCGGCACGAGGCCGTCCGACTCTCCGGAGGCGACCGCCCCGATGATCTTTCCGATCGTAGGGAGCAGCTCGATATCGTCGCCGTAGAGCCGGAGGGCAAGTTCGTGGCTGAAGGTTCCGGCAGGGCCGAGCGTTAGAACGGTCATCGCGTCACCATATACCTGATAAGATCGTCGGTCTCTTCCGTGGCGGTTTTCCCATAGGAGGCGTAGTGATCGGTGTTCTTCGCGAAGAACTCACGGAAGGCAGCAGGATCGCCCGCTTCCACGATGGTGCGGAGATGCTTTACGGCATCCTCGAACGCTGCCAGTACCTCGGGCACGGCCGGATTTTCCCGGAGCATATCGCCGTAGAGGTCGGCGTCCTGGGCGAGCAGCCGCCCGATCAGACCCATCTGGATCCGGTAGATCGGGCTTGTGAACGCAAGCGACTCCTCAACGTCCACCCCGGTACGCCGGATCGTATCGGCCGCACAGAGGGTTGCAAAGTGCGTCAGCCCCTGGATGACCGCCATCATCCGGTCATGCTCCTCGGGCGTCGCGAATGTCAGTACCGCTCCCTGCTCGCGGAAGACGCCGAGCAGGCGGTCGAGCGCCGCCCCGCCGCACCGTGCGGGAGTGACGATGATCGTCTGGTTTCGGAGCGACTCCGCACCGGGTCCGAACATCGGGTGCAGTCCCACGACAGCGGCTTTCGTGGCGAGCATCGCGCGGACGGGCTCCACCTTCAGCGAGGTGATGTCGCAGAGGATCTGCTCCTCCGTAAGCACCGGGGCAACCTCGCCGATAACCTCTATCGTCCTTCTTATCGGAACCGCGACCATGACCGCGTCCGCTCTCTCCGCCACTTCGCGGTTCGAAAGCGGCGTTTCCGGTCCCGATACAATGACGTCCCATCCGGCGGCAGCAAAGACGGACGCGAAGAACCGTCCCATCTTCCCGGTGCCGCCGATGATCCCTGCCAGCATGCGCTCACTTCTCAAGGATCGTCTCCTTCACCGCGATCCCGAAGTGGCGGCCGCCCTCCGTCGCCGACCCGAGGATCCGGTCGCCCTCTTTGAGGTCGACGACCGAGATCGCACCGCCGTCCTCGGCGACGAGGCGTATCGTCTCGGCGTTCTGGAGGATCAGGCCGACGCGGGCGTCGCCTGACTCGGCCTCGACGAGGAGGAGCGGCCGGCGTTCAATCTTCACCCGCCCGACCACCGCATCGGTCGTCCTGCCGCCGCGTTCCGCGACCGCGACGTGGTCTCCGACCTTCAGGTCGGCGAGGTACGCCGTCTTCCCGCCGGGAAGCATGATGTAGGCATGGACAGCACCGGCGTTGACACGGAACGGCCGGGGTGCCACGTAGGGGTTCTCGAGCGTCTCCGGGTGCACGAGCAGGAAGGCAGAGGAGGTGTTCCCGACGAGCATTCCCTGCCCGTCTGCGAGGAGCGAGCAGGTATCGACGCAGACCCGGTCGCCCATCCCGACCGGCCGGATGCCGGTGACGGTGAAAGGAATGAGGGCGGTGCTCCCCCCGGAGGCGGATACCAGCGATGCGACTTCACGGATGACGGCCGGATCGCGGGTCTTCAGCAGAATTCCCGCAACACCGCGCTCAAGGACGGTCAGCGCGATCTCCGCTTCGGCACGGCTCGTCACGGCCGCGATGATACGATCGGACGCCGCGACCAGATTCTCGAGCGGGATCACCGTCCAGTCCCCGGTGCTGACGATCACGTATCCCTTCCGCGAGAGCCTGACCGCCTCCTCTTCACTCTCCTTGTCCACGATCGCGACCTCGAAGACATCTTCCCCGGGGACAAGGTCGCCGCCCGGGGCGATCGCCGTCGTCCGGGCAAGTTCGCGGAGGTCTTCCGCACGGTCGACCACGAGGGCATCCGCACCGCTCTCGATGGCGGTCGTGGCAAGATCCTTATCCCACGGCCGGATATCGACCCAGAAGATCTTCATCCTTCCATCTCCAGCGCCCGGGCAGGGTCGGTTCCGTCGTGCACCACCCGGCAGATCGCCTGAATGAACTGGCGCGGATTATCGCGCTGGAACGCGTTCCTGCCCATGCAGACACCGGCGGCTCCTGCCGCCACGGCCTCCCGGATGGTCGTCAGTGTCTCGATGTCGCCGCCTTTCTCACCTCCCGCGACCATCACGGGAACCGAGCATGCATCCGTGATCTGGCGGAACGACGCCGCATCCCCGGTGTAGTTCGTCTTGATGAGGTCGGCACCGAGTTCCTCCGCCACCCGGACGCAGTGGCCGAGTGCCGTCGGAGAAGTCGGATCGATCCCTTCGCCGCGGGGGTAGATCATGATGAGGAGCGGCATTCCCCAGCGGTTGCACTCTTTCGAGACCTGCCCTGCGGACTCGATCATCCTTGATTCGTTCGGCGCACCGAGATTGATATGGATCGAGACCGCGTCCGCACCGAGAGCGATCGCCTCCTCGACGGTGCAGACGAGCACCTTGTCGTTCGGGTCGGGGTTCATCGAGGTGCTTGCCGAGAGATGGACGATGAGCCCGATATCCCGGCCGTGCTTCCGGTGGCCGCCCTTGACCATCCCTTTATGCAGGACGATGGCGTTTGCACCCGCTTCGCTGACCTCGGAGACGATCTCCGTCATGTTGCGGAGCCCTTCGATCTGCCCGAGCGTAAACCCGTGATCCATGGGGATGATCACCGATCTGCCCGTATTCCGGTTCATGATTCGTTCAAGCCGTATCTCTTTTCCTATCATCTCTCTCACCCTCTCAGGATCTCAACTGCTTCGTCTGCCCGCTTTCCTTCGTGTACAATGAGCGCCGCGGCCCGCATCAGCTTCTCCGGAGCGGGGTGCTGGAACGCGTTCCTCCCGATGGAGATACCGGCAGCGCCGCCTTCCATCGCCCCCTCGATCAGTTCGAGGATGGCCATATCGTCGGTCTTGGACCCGCCGGCGACGACCACCGGAACCGGGCAGCCCCGCGTGACCTCGCGGAAACTGTCGGGGTCGCCGGTGTAGACGGTCTTGACGATATCAGCGCCGAGCTCCGCCGCCACCCGGGCGGCGAGTTTGACGTGTTCGACGTCGTGCTCGTTCCCGATCTTCGTGCCGCGGGGGTACATCATCGCAAGCAGCGGCATCCCCCACTCCATGCACTCGATCGCCACCCGCCCGAGGTCTTCGAGCATGCGGGCTTCCGAGTTCGCACCGACGTTGATATGCACCGAGACACCGTCCGCTCCCATCTTAAGTGCGTTCGTGACGGTATTGACGAGCACCTTATCGTTCGGGTCAGGCCCGACGGCGGTGCTCGCCGAGAGATGGAGGATGAGCCCGACGTCTCTGCCGTGCCGCCGGTGGCCGTGCAGGGCAAGCCCCATATGCCCGATCACCACGTTTGCCCCGCCCCCCGCCACGAGGTCGATGGTCTTTCCGAGGTCAATCAGCCCCGGGATTGGCCCAACCGTAACACCGTGATCCATCGGTACGATGATGGTCTTTCCGGTATTACGATCCATGATACGTTCCATGCGAATTTCTTTTCCTCTCATAGACAGATACTCCTCATCCGGCACGTCAGCGATTCTGGTGTGAAAACGCTTCAGTTCCGGGGATAATAACTAAAGGTGCTAAAAAAGCGG is a window encoding:
- a CDS encoding 2-amino-3,7-dideoxy-D-threo-hept-6-ulosonate synthase — protein: MRGKEIRMERIMDRNTGKTIIVPMDHGVTVGPIPGLIDLGKTIDLVAGGGANVVIGHMGLALHGHRRHGRDVGLILHLSASTAVGPDPNDKVLVNTVTNALKMGADGVSVHINVGANSEARMLEDLGRVAIECMEWGMPLLAMMYPRGTKIGNEHDVEHVKLAARVAAELGADIVKTVYTGDPDSFREVTRGCPVPVVVAGGSKTDDMAILELIEGAMEGGAAGISIGRNAFQHPAPEKLMRAAALIVHEGKRADEAVEILRG
- a CDS encoding 2-amino-3,7-dideoxy-D-threo-hept-6-ulosonate synthase, which encodes MIGKEIRLERIMNRNTGRSVIIPMDHGFTLGQIEGLRNMTEIVSEVSEAGANAIVLHKGMVKGGHRKHGRDIGLIVHLSASTSMNPDPNDKVLVCTVEEAIALGADAVSIHINLGAPNESRMIESAGQVSKECNRWGMPLLIMIYPRGEGIDPTSPTALGHCVRVAEELGADLIKTNYTGDAASFRQITDACSVPVMVAGGEKGGDIETLTTIREAVAAGAAGVCMGRNAFQRDNPRQFIQAICRVVHDGTDPARALEMEG
- a CDS encoding chorismate synthase, with protein sequence MNTFGRNFRVTTFGESHGKALGAVIDGCPAGIALTEADIQPCLDRRRPGTSSLVSPRREADRVEILSGTFEGVTTGTPIALVVYNRNQESGDYDALRDIFRPGHADYSYTAKYGIRDHRGGGRSSGRETLSRVAAGAVAAKCLERYGIGVAGRISEIHGKTTPEGMEEAIRTARQEGDSVGGIVEVVVSGCPAGLGDPVFAKLDALIAAALMGIGAVKGVEIGAGFAAARMRGSENNDPITPDGFAGNNAGGILGGISTGQPIVARIAVKPTPSIEMEQATIDTGGDERKIRIGGRHDPCIAVRIVPVAECMTALVILDALLEQEKYRGFSARKE
- the aroA gene encoding 3-phosphoshikimate 1-carboxyvinyltransferase; its protein translation is MDVNISRSPVVDVTFSAPPSKSYTHRALIAASLAAGRSRICRPLDAEDTRLTARALRSLGVPVDWGDNEIVIDGTGGALPGGDPVTLDLGNSGTSLRLLSSIALVSPRPVVLTGNRRMLERPLGPLVEALRALGGEVAYLGRSGYPPIRVEGRFSGGTAAVDASMSSQFISSILMAGPSADGDVELKVPEMPASRSYLDVTVDVMEAFGATVGRDGYTRFRVRRGTRYTGREYTVEGDYSSASYFFAVAAICGGTVRVNCLSPASVQGDRRFLDALEAMGCLVAASGDTVTVTREDELFGITIDMSSAPDTVQTLAVVAATAATPTTITGVGHLQYKESDRVRVTAENLQRMGAGVSVGADRITITPAPLHGVTVNPVDDHRTAMSFAVLGLGVGGMTIRDAECVGKSFPGFWDALRGAGLL
- a CDS encoding prephenate dehydrogenase/arogenate dehydrogenase family protein, giving the protein MRSERMLAGIIGGTGKMGRFFASVFAAAGWDVIVSGPETPLSNREVAERADAVMVAVPIRRTIEVIGEVAPVLTEEQILCDITSLKVEPVRAMLATKAAVVGLHPMFGPGAESLRNQTIIVTPARCGGAALDRLLGVFREQGAVLTFATPEEHDRMMAVIQGLTHFATLCAADTIRRTGVDVEESLAFTSPIYRIQMGLIGRLLAQDADLYGDMLRENPAVPEVLAAFEDAVKHLRTIVEAGDPAAFREFFAKNTDHYASYGKTATEETDDLIRYMVTR
- a CDS encoding prephenate dehydratase, whose amino-acid sequence is MTVLTLGPAGTFSHELALRLYGDDIELLPTIGKIIGAVASGESDGLVPIENSEAGGVGSTLRGLQDANVFIVEEAYMPIRHHFAARCDPGDLAVIYAHPQTHEQCSGFLDRLGVGIVHTSSNAASALAMLEREDAGAVVSLSAAEIYRLPVLRRDVQNSSENVTRFVRISATPRDDAGCTRCSILVDPAANRAGLLHDLLGVFASRSINLTRIESRPSRRGMGQYVFFIDFDLAPGWEEAREDLRRMTVVKELGCYTRREVPAWT
- a CDS encoding 3-dehydroquinate synthase II translates to MKIFWVDIRPWDKDLATTAIESGADALVVDRAEDLRELARTTAIAPGGDLVPGEDVFEVAIVDKESEEEAVRLSRKGYVIVSTGDWTVIPLENLVAASDRIIAAVTSRAEAEIALTVLERGVAGILLKTRDPAVIREVASLVSASGGSTALIPFTVTGIRPVGMGDRVCVDTCSLLADGQGMLVGNTSSAFLLVHPETLENPYVAPRPFRVNAGAVHAYIMLPGGKTAYLADLKVGDHVAVAERGGRTTDAVVGRVKIERRPLLLVEAESGDARVGLILQNAETIRLVAEDGGAISVVDLKEGDRILGSATEGGRHFGIAVKETILEK
- the aroE gene encoding shikimate dehydrogenase gives rise to the protein MKIVLTGYRGTGKTAVGRRLAHRLGLPFADTDALIEEKAGIAIPEIFEQRGETAFRRIEREVIASLRNFNGVVSTGGGAVTDPANVAMLRRDGTVVLLTADPAVIEERIRGSDRPGLTVLPLRDEIREVLRERRLAYLSSADVCIDTGSCSVGETVEKLAALLTAVPAMPGGFSVPGDLMAVRERDPLTRICGIAGNPCSHSRSPALYNRLFEEYGLHYYYTRFEWPTVEPIVRLARALDVRGLSVTIPFKQDIIPFLDEVDADAAAIGAVNTVVQCGGRLHGFNTDWLGVKMPLEHRRGARAVVLGAGGAAAATVYALRDLDMAVTVLNRTRERARILAERFGCAWGGFDEFEGRDTDVVVNTTPVGMEDARRSPLPADRLERGMTVFDLVYTPPETKLIREARMMGCETIPGTEMFVHQAAAQFRLITGIAVDAACVREMMQ